One segment of Nostoc piscinale CENA21 DNA contains the following:
- a CDS encoding glycosyltransferase family protein yields MNSYRNSQLHIDVVLQATGVHGWSASHGWINTLQREGLLNRVFRPVAGWGIEEPLHDDGLFEYLQNPQADIILMLGFDWHSQPLHTTLKWQERWHQSPIIKIAILQECYSTHIVQNTPVWQQQMHQAITSTIPCVDGLVCNHEPDVDFLQKQLGISLPIIFLPFGIDPEFFRINQPFVERFNRGLFRGNAPRYFTEESYKQRHQLIEVLSRCHNVDLFSTNLHYEQNPLQIMQEYVQEINKYQIVLNLPSNSTTLTARPFEVMGCGSLLLQNKIFGIQSQNLLKDWEHLVYYDAEQPEDLIEKIEYLISNPELTEKIAVQGYNLCHDLHTLKCRITSILEWVNTNIPIKVKQCEENNRTHRFFSHSAVNFKIIIDGIFFQLYQTGIARVWKSLLEEWAENKFAQHILLLDRDGTAPKIGGIKYANISAYDYNDTNTDKQMLQQICDDEGADLFISSYYTTPLTTPSVFMAYDMIPEVLGWDVINNPMWREKHLAIQSASACIAISQHTARDINKCFPEISVESITVAHCGVSSTFSQAKTEDVNSFKSKYGITKPYFILVGAGNGYKNGMLFFQAFAQLANSYGFDIICTGSGGILASEFRACTSGSTVYMLQLSDEELATAYSGAVALVYPSKYEGFGMPIVEAMACGCPVITCPNASIPEVAGDAAIYVKDDDVDGMANALCDIQKPRIRQVLIEAGLVQAQKFSWSKMAEIVSSSLINASLLSLKLKEVNVIVFPNWSQSEELIGLELEAVIKAIATYPDSQKTTLLIYTSNSSTEDAELLISGITMNLLMEEDLDISEGLEISLVGSLADIQWQALLPRLSSRIILEHEDKTALAELPIEALPTCELDSFINQLCVL; encoded by the coding sequence ATGAATAGTTATAGAAATAGTCAACTTCATATAGATGTAGTGTTACAAGCAACTGGTGTTCATGGATGGTCTGCTTCACATGGTTGGATAAACACTTTACAGCGAGAAGGTTTACTAAATCGGGTATTTCGTCCAGTTGCGGGATGGGGTATAGAAGAACCTTTACATGATGATGGTTTGTTTGAGTATCTTCAAAACCCCCAAGCGGACATTATATTAATGCTGGGTTTTGACTGGCATTCTCAACCTCTACATACAACTCTCAAGTGGCAAGAAAGATGGCATCAATCGCCAATAATAAAAATAGCTATACTTCAGGAATGCTATTCAACACATATAGTACAAAATACTCCTGTATGGCAGCAGCAAATGCACCAAGCGATTACAAGCACAATTCCTTGTGTCGATGGTTTAGTGTGTAATCATGAACCTGATGTAGATTTTCTCCAAAAACAATTAGGTATATCTCTACCTATAATTTTTCTGCCATTTGGTATCGATCCGGAATTTTTTAGAATTAATCAGCCATTTGTAGAAAGATTCAATCGAGGGTTATTCAGAGGTAATGCACCTCGTTATTTTACGGAAGAATCATATAAGCAACGTCATCAATTAATAGAAGTGTTAAGCCGTTGTCATAATGTCGATTTATTTTCAACTAATCTACATTATGAACAAAATCCTTTACAAATTATGCAAGAATATGTGCAAGAAATTAATAAATATCAAATCGTCTTAAACTTACCTTCTAATTCCACAACATTAACAGCACGTCCCTTTGAAGTCATGGGATGCGGTAGTTTACTTTTACAAAATAAAATTTTTGGAATTCAATCACAGAATTTACTGAAAGACTGGGAACATCTTGTCTATTATGACGCAGAGCAACCAGAAGATTTAATAGAAAAAATAGAATACTTGATATCAAATCCAGAATTGACAGAGAAAATTGCTGTTCAAGGCTATAATTTATGTCATGATTTACATACTTTAAAATGTAGAATTACAAGCATTTTAGAATGGGTGAATACTAATATTCCAATTAAAGTTAAACAATGTGAAGAAAATAATAGAACGCATAGATTTTTCTCACATTCAGCTGTAAATTTTAAGATTATTATTGACGGAATATTTTTCCAACTTTACCAAACTGGTATTGCCCGCGTATGGAAGTCATTATTAGAAGAATGGGCAGAGAATAAATTTGCACAACATATTCTGTTACTTGACCGTGATGGAACTGCACCGAAAATTGGTGGAATTAAATATGCTAATATTTCCGCCTATGACTATAACGATACGAATACAGATAAACAGATGCTTCAACAAATCTGTGATGATGAAGGCGCAGATTTATTTATCTCTTCTTACTATACAACTCCATTAACAACACCTTCTGTGTTCATGGCTTACGATATGATACCAGAGGTGTTGGGATGGGATGTGATTAATAATCCTATGTGGCGAGAAAAGCATTTAGCGATTCAAAGTGCATCGGCTTGCATTGCCATTTCTCAACATACAGCGCGTGATATTAACAAATGTTTTCCTGAAATATCTGTAGAGTCTATTACTGTTGCTCATTGTGGAGTTAGTAGCACTTTTTCGCAAGCAAAAACTGAAGATGTTAATAGTTTTAAATCGAAGTATGGTATTACAAAACCTTACTTTATTTTAGTTGGAGCTGGTAATGGTTATAAGAATGGTATGCTATTCTTTCAAGCATTTGCTCAGCTTGCTAATAGCTATGGATTTGATATTATTTGTACAGGTAGTGGTGGGATATTAGCATCAGAATTTAGAGCTTGTACATCGGGTAGTACGGTTTATATGTTGCAACTTAGTGATGAGGAGTTAGCAACAGCTTATTCTGGTGCAGTGGCGTTGGTTTATCCTTCTAAATATGAAGGTTTTGGGATGCCAATTGTTGAAGCAATGGCTTGTGGTTGTCCAGTAATTACTTGTCCGAATGCTTCAATTCCAGAAGTAGCAGGAGATGCGGCAATATATGTTAAGGATGATGATGTAGATGGAATGGCAAATGCTTTATGTGATATCCAAAAGCCGAGGATTCGTCAAGTATTGATTGAGGCTGGTTTGGTGCAGGCGCAAAAATTTTCTTGGTCAAAAATGGCTGAGATTGTCAGTTCTAGTTTGATTAATGCTAGTCTGCTATCTTTGAAGTTGAAGGAAGTTAATGTTATTGTTTTCCCTAATTGGTCGCAATCGGAAGAGTTAATTGGTTTAGAATTGGAAGCTGTAATTAAAGCGATCGCAACTTATCCTGATAGTCAAAAAACTACTTTATTAATTTACACAAGTAATAGTTCTACTGAAGATGCAGAACTATTAATTTCTGGCATTACCATGAATCTTTTGATGGAAGAAGATTTAGATATCAGCGAGGGATTAGAAATTTCTTTGGTTGGCAGTTTAGCAGATATTCAATGGCAAGCTTTATTACCTCGTCTCAGCAGCCGAATTATTTTAGAACATGAAGATAAAACGGCTTTAGCAGAACTCCCAATAGAAGCACTACCGACTTGTGAACTAGATAGCTTTATTAATCAACTTTGTGTTTTATAA
- a CDS encoding DUF4327 family protein encodes MTQQVIHPMVKLQRNVQSLVESNIIKPTDSIWKIAFLYGNDWQHWKQELLDFGFSMQDPISELLAVEAWDEE; translated from the coding sequence ATGACTCAGCAAGTAATTCACCCAATGGTGAAATTGCAGCGTAACGTGCAATCACTCGTAGAATCAAATATCATCAAACCCACTGATAGCATTTGGAAGATTGCCTTTCTCTATGGCAATGACTGGCAGCACTGGAAACAGGAACTGTTGGACTTTGGCTTCAGTATGCAAGACCCAATCAGCGAACTTTTGGCAGTGGAAGCGTGGGATGAAGAGTAG
- a CDS encoding FAD-dependent oxidoreductase, whose amino-acid sequence MNVDYLVVGSGITGATIARILADAGRQVLVVDRRSHLGGNVHDYAHQSGIRIHTYGPHYFRTSSEVVWKFVNKFASFYPYEAILKTYVDNCYENWPIAASYIRRMIGDNWIPDFKGTPSNFEEASLSIMPRLIYEKFVKEYTEKQWGVPATRLSHSLAKRFDVREDDEPRLKTNKYQGIPYEGYANFMNNLLQSIPIIMNFDYLRHKKFNYRR is encoded by the coding sequence ATGAATGTTGACTATTTAGTAGTTGGTTCTGGGATTACAGGTGCAACAATTGCTAGAATTCTTGCTGATGCAGGTCGACAAGTTTTGGTAGTTGATCGCCGTTCACATCTTGGTGGCAACGTTCATGATTATGCTCATCAAAGTGGTATTCGTATCCATACTTATGGGCCTCATTATTTTCGTACTTCCTCTGAAGTTGTATGGAAGTTTGTCAATAAATTTGCATCCTTTTACCCTTATGAAGCAATTTTAAAAACTTATGTAGATAATTGTTATGAAAACTGGCCCATAGCAGCTAGTTATATTCGGCGCATGATAGGAGATAACTGGATACCTGATTTCAAAGGTACACCTAGTAATTTTGAAGAAGCTTCACTCTCTATTATGCCTCGTTTAATATATGAAAAGTTTGTTAAAGAATATACAGAAAAACAGTGGGGAGTACCAGCAACACGGCTTTCACACAGTCTAGCTAAAAGATTTGATGTTCGTGAAGATGATGAACCACGCTTAAAAACTAATAAATATCAAGGAATTCCTTATGAAGGTTATGCCAATTTCATGAATAATCTTTTACAGAGTATTCCTATAATTATGAACTTTGACTATCTACGCCATAAAAAATTTAATTACCGTCGATAA
- a CDS encoding UDP-galactopyranose mutase yields the protein MVIFTGPIDEYFNYDMGNLKYRGQQRENLYIRDIEYAFPAAQINNPSKVFGTHIRVLEWKHMMPKEYAENIQGTVITKEFPFTPTNPDNYEYPFPDEINNHLYLKYEKRAKQIDKLLVCGRLGEYKYYDMDQAIAKAMTLAKKNFS from the coding sequence ATGGTGATTTTTACAGGCCCAATAGATGAATATTTTAATTATGATATGGGAAATTTAAAATATCGAGGTCAGCAAAGAGAAAATCTTTATATTCGAGATATAGAATATGCCTTTCCTGCTGCTCAGATTAATAACCCAAGCAAGGTATTCGGTACGCATATTAGAGTTCTTGAATGGAAACATATGATGCCTAAAGAGTATGCTGAAAATATTCAAGGAACAGTTATTACTAAAGAATTTCCTTTTACTCCCACAAATCCAGATAACTATGAATACCCATTTCCTGATGAAATTAATAATCATTTATATTTAAAATATGAAAAACGCGCAAAACAAATTGATAAATTATTGGTCTGTGGCAGATTGGGAGAATATAAATACTATGATATGGATCAAGCAATTGCTAAAGCAATGACATTGGCAAAAAAAAATTTTAGCTGA
- a CDS encoding tetratricopeptide repeat protein, with the protein MSSSGDDYIISRQKKIERKKRILTVVGLASFVGSTVFGVISGIPQAHQQPQTKNVSVESSLQEQARGYELVLQREPNNQVALEKLAIARVHLKDPKGAIEIMEKLVKLHPDRQDYKTVLEQIKKQQVNSDP; encoded by the coding sequence ATGTCTAGTTCTGGGGATGATTATATTATTTCCCGTCAAAAGAAAATTGAGCGAAAGAAAAGGATTTTAACGGTAGTAGGTTTAGCGTCTTTCGTTGGTTCTACTGTATTTGGTGTGATTAGTGGAATACCACAAGCTCATCAGCAGCCTCAGACTAAGAATGTATCTGTTGAGTCTTCTTTACAGGAACAAGCACGGGGATATGAACTAGTTTTGCAACGAGAACCAAACAACCAAGTTGCTTTAGAAAAACTAGCCATAGCTAGAGTGCATTTAAAAGATCCCAAAGGAGCGATTGAGATTATGGAAAAGCTAGTCAAACTGCATCCTGACAGACAAGATTACAAAACTGTTTTAGAGCAGATCAAGAAGCAGCAAGTTAATAGCGATCCCTAA
- a CDS encoding FHA domain-containing serine/threonine-protein kinase yields MVIVTLLEPQHKTPLKQWCFDNSAVIRIGRAADNHVVLSDSLVSRHHLELRQVSTVNNEESWQIYSQGTNGTFLNGILVIQSPLPNNAVLQLAQGGPILQFQIQEISPATNAESEKLAGFVSGNQDPARAAYTCTHEGNSPQNLFCIHCGQPLLVQQTIRQYQVLRTLGQGGMGTTYLAWDTKGWMSGNPQLLVLKQMNADMAKIAKAQELFEREANTLKSLHHSGIPKYYDFFVDGGKKYLAMELVHGQDLEKRVQMTGPVTPSQAIAWMIQTCNILDYLHSQEPPLIHRDIKPANLMVRNANNHIVVLDFGAVKEIGTTPGTRIGAEGYCAPEQERGQPLIQSDLYAIGPTLIFLLTGENPFKFFRQKGRNFRFDVANSPTITPQIREVIERVTEPLPRDRYQTAKELATALTACKV; encoded by the coding sequence GTGGTTATTGTGACACTGTTAGAACCGCAACACAAAACACCCCTGAAACAGTGGTGCTTTGATAACTCCGCCGTCATTCGCATTGGTCGAGCGGCGGACAATCATGTGGTTTTATCCGATAGTTTGGTTTCCCGACATCATCTAGAACTCAGGCAAGTCAGTACTGTCAACAATGAAGAATCTTGGCAGATATATAGTCAAGGTACAAATGGTACTTTTCTCAATGGTATTTTGGTAATTCAAAGTCCTCTACCTAACAATGCAGTTTTACAACTGGCGCAGGGAGGCCCAATACTGCAATTTCAAATTCAGGAGATATCACCAGCGACTAATGCAGAGTCAGAAAAATTGGCTGGGTTTGTGTCTGGAAATCAAGACCCTGCTAGGGCTGCTTACACTTGCACCCATGAAGGTAATTCTCCGCAAAATTTATTTTGTATTCATTGTGGTCAACCTCTTTTAGTGCAACAGACGATTCGTCAGTATCAAGTGTTGCGAACTTTAGGCCAAGGAGGTATGGGAACCACTTATTTGGCTTGGGATACAAAAGGCTGGATGAGTGGAAATCCACAGCTTTTGGTCTTAAAGCAAATGAATGCGGATATGGCGAAAATTGCCAAAGCCCAAGAATTATTTGAGCGAGAAGCCAATACGCTGAAATCTCTCCATCATTCAGGCATACCCAAGTATTATGACTTTTTTGTTGACGGTGGCAAAAAATACTTGGCTATGGAATTAGTACATGGGCAAGATTTAGAAAAACGAGTCCAGATGACTGGGCCTGTAACGCCTAGCCAAGCGATCGCCTGGATGATTCAAACCTGCAACATTTTAGACTATTTACATAGCCAAGAACCACCACTGATTCATCGTGATATTAAACCCGCTAACCTGATGGTACGAAATGCCAACAATCACATCGTCGTCCTAGATTTCGGTGCTGTGAAAGAAATTGGCACAACACCAGGTACACGAATTGGTGCAGAAGGTTATTGCGCCCCCGAACAAGAACGGGGACAACCTCTGATTCAATCGGATTTATATGCCATTGGGCCAACACTAATATTTCTGCTGACTGGGGAAAATCCCTTTAAATTTTTCCGCCAAAAAGGACGAAACTTCCGGTTTGATGTGGCTAACTCTCCCACGATTACACCTCAAATCAGAGAGGTGATTGAACGTGTGACTGAGCCATTACCACGCGATCGCTATCAAACCGCTAAGGAATTAGCTACTGCTTTAACAGCTTGCAAAGTATAG
- a CDS encoding glycosyltransferase family 41 protein, translating into MIITTEELNNDLYFLKNNINIIIFLDWSQAEDTIYQDLENVIQVVNNHPASSQINLMIDISNVAEDVANLVLSGVLMNLLMADGADISAGCEVSLVDSSDVQQWEMVSNQVHARITLDNFNQELAANIPEYSIDEFGKISTFQLIYDLANRLFQTEQWQGAIAQYQKLLELQISSLEIYWNLIHCYRNSQQTEAYYKTLHQAIALYPTEGSLHFSLIIDLRRNGRTQEAIFSAEHACICLPDDYTFKLLKYLTVPSIYNHTDEINFYRQRYTQGLQDLIAQTRLNTLEEKTNAFNGIGRLTNFYLSYQAQNDRYLQRQYGQLVHEIMAANYPQWIAPLSMPKLQPQQKIRIGYLSHYLHSYSGTLWLTGWLRYCSHQHFEIYCYYIGNDPDPVTEQFQEYSDIFHHIPYNLPGVCEQVIADSLHILVFPEIGMNPQTMQIAALRLAPVQCVAWGHPVTTGLPTIDYFLSSELMEPENAQEHYSEKLIRLPNIGVSYPKPYIPPIIKTRSDFQLPDDAVIYLCCQAPFKYLPQYDFIFAEIARRLPQAKFVFLRGTLLQSRLQLAFAAIGLNSEDYCVFLNIPDRLDYLMINLLSDVYLDTFTWSGGNTTLEAIACNLPVVTCPGEFMRGRHSDSFLKMLGVTETIAANAAEYIDIAVKLGLDSTWRNHIAEKISQRHHLLFDDQACVKGLENFYQQIVEAHFH; encoded by the coding sequence TTGATTATTACAACAGAAGAATTAAATAATGATTTATATTTTCTGAAAAATAATATTAATATAATTATATTTCTTGACTGGTCACAAGCAGAAGACACTATTTATCAAGATTTAGAGAATGTAATTCAGGTAGTAAATAATCATCCTGCCAGCAGTCAGATCAATTTAATGATTGATATTAGTAATGTTGCGGAAGATGTTGCTAATTTAGTGTTGTCTGGGGTATTGATGAATCTGTTGATGGCGGATGGTGCTGATATTAGTGCAGGCTGCGAAGTTTCTCTGGTTGATAGTTCGGATGTTCAGCAGTGGGAGATGGTATCTAATCAAGTTCATGCGCGAATTACTTTAGATAATTTCAATCAAGAACTAGCTGCTAATATTCCAGAATATTCAATCGATGAGTTTGGTAAAATATCGACATTTCAACTGATTTATGACTTAGCCAATAGATTATTTCAAACAGAACAGTGGCAAGGTGCGATCGCACAATATCAAAAACTGCTAGAATTGCAAATCAGTAGCTTAGAAATTTACTGGAATTTAATTCATTGCTACAGAAATTCTCAGCAAACTGAGGCTTATTATAAAACACTACATCAGGCGATCGCACTCTACCCCACAGAAGGAAGTTTGCATTTTTCTTTAATCATTGACTTGCGGCGTAATGGTCGAACACAAGAAGCAATTTTTAGTGCGGAACATGCTTGTATATGCTTGCCAGATGATTATACTTTTAAGCTACTGAAATATTTAACAGTACCTAGCATTTATAATCATACAGATGAAATAAACTTTTATCGTCAGCGTTATACCCAAGGCTTACAAGATTTAATTGCACAAACAAGATTAAATACTTTAGAAGAAAAAACTAATGCTTTCAATGGTATAGGTCGCCTGACTAACTTTTATTTATCTTATCAAGCCCAAAATGACCGATATTTGCAACGTCAATATGGACAGTTAGTGCATGAGATTATGGCGGCTAACTATCCCCAATGGATTGCACCTTTATCTATGCCAAAACTCCAGCCACAGCAAAAAATTCGCATTGGCTATCTTTCCCATTATTTACATTCTTATAGTGGCACATTATGGTTAACTGGTTGGCTACGTTATTGTAGCCATCAACACTTTGAAATTTACTGTTACTATATAGGTAATGATCCAGATCCAGTTACAGAACAATTTCAAGAATATAGTGATATTTTTCACCATATTCCTTATAACTTGCCTGGAGTTTGTGAACAAGTAATTGCAGATAGTTTACATATTTTAGTGTTTCCAGAAATTGGCATGAACCCACAAACGATGCAAATTGCTGCACTCAGACTTGCGCCTGTGCAGTGTGTAGCTTGGGGACATCCGGTAACAACTGGTTTACCAACAATTGATTATTTTTTATCCAGTGAGTTAATGGAACCAGAAAATGCCCAAGAACATTATTCGGAAAAACTAATTCGCTTGCCTAATATTGGTGTATCGTATCCTAAACCTTATATTCCGCCAATCATCAAAACTCGTTCAGATTTTCAACTTCCAGATGATGCGGTGATTTATTTATGTTGCCAAGCACCGTTTAAATATCTGCCACAATATGATTTTATTTTTGCAGAAATAGCCCGTCGTTTGCCGCAAGCTAAATTTGTATTTTTGCGAGGAACTTTACTTCAGTCACGCCTACAACTTGCTTTCGCAGCGATAGGTTTAAACAGTGAAGATTATTGTGTATTCTTGAATATTCCCGATCGCCTAGATTATTTGATGATTAACTTATTATCAGATGTTTATTTGGATACTTTTACTTGGTCTGGTGGTAATACTACCTTAGAAGCGATCGCCTGTAATCTTCCTGTTGTTACTTGTCCAGGAGAATTTATGCGTGGTCGTCACTCAGATAGCTTT
- a CDS encoding glycosyltransferase: MNSVFQQLTNILPITTSEIRPFWSVMIPTYNCANYLKETLLSVLTQDPGLEQMQIEVIDDCSTKDDPETVVKDIGQGRVSFFRQQQNVGATANFNTCIQRAKGEWIHILHGDDTVLPNFYSRLRQGIEQDPTVGAAFSRYLHIDESSNWRLMSHLERETAGTLPNFWQTLAVINRVMTPCIVVKRSVYEDLGGFHPELIHAADWEMWRRIAVNYPIWFEPQPLACYREHSSSDTSRLTRSGANLIDICKSIDIAESYLPEQISVQLSNQSREYYAGQALNTAHRMLNKGDMYGAINQIQEALKCCKSPQIISSFATLLTNSEACLRLAAFLFTFSDANQLITALTNESQLEEDIEFEFRDINLIIFPNWENQHELLYEDLAIVIKFILTSPDREKISLFIENSQIADEDANFIISDVIFNLLQQENIEIIDEPVINVFGNISQKQWHAILTKMLGRIDLNNQNQEAIIKLEADRICSITVEKLSTHQLSFPNPAIKLILSQIENLPSDWHTGGALSGNVLQAIAKYVSFQDIFYSVETGSGASTLLLSHISKEHKVFSYDCGSNGLSIVRSSALINQNNIEFIEGPTQQTLPKYKFNQKIQLALIDGPHAYPFPELEYYFIYPNLAENALLILDDIHIPNIHNMFIFIAEDEMFRLIDIVGKTAFFRRTNKPVFSPIEDNWFLQNFNKLRFPITE, encoded by the coding sequence ATGAATTCTGTATTTCAGCAACTTACTAATATTTTACCTATTACAACATCCGAAATACGACCTTTTTGGTCTGTAATGATTCCAACTTATAATTGTGCCAACTATTTAAAAGAAACACTTTTAAGTGTTTTAACACAAGACCCAGGTTTGGAACAAATGCAGATTGAAGTTATAGATGATTGTTCTACCAAGGATGATCCTGAAACAGTAGTTAAAGACATTGGTCAAGGAAGAGTTTCTTTCTTTCGTCAACAGCAAAATGTTGGAGCAACAGCTAACTTTAATACTTGTATTCAACGTGCTAAAGGGGAATGGATACATATCTTACATGGAGATGATACGGTATTACCTAATTTTTATAGTCGCTTGCGACAAGGTATAGAACAAGATCCAACAGTTGGTGCAGCCTTTTCTCGTTATCTGCATATTGATGAAAGCAGTAATTGGAGACTAATGTCTCACTTAGAGAGAGAAACTGCCGGAACTTTACCCAATTTCTGGCAAACACTTGCTGTAATTAATCGAGTGATGACACCTTGCATAGTAGTCAAGCGTAGCGTGTACGAAGATTTAGGTGGATTTCATCCTGAATTAATTCACGCTGCTGACTGGGAAATGTGGAGACGTATTGCGGTAAATTATCCTATTTGGTTTGAACCGCAACCTCTTGCTTGTTATCGTGAACACTCTTCATCAGATACGTCTCGCTTGACTAGATCAGGTGCTAACCTTATTGACATTTGTAAATCTATAGATATTGCCGAGTCATATCTCCCAGAGCAAATTTCTGTGCAATTATCCAATCAATCTAGAGAGTATTATGCAGGTCAAGCTTTAAATACAGCTCATCGGATGCTAAATAAAGGTGATATGTATGGAGCAATCAATCAGATTCAAGAAGCTCTCAAGTGTTGCAAATCTCCTCAAATAATCAGTTCTTTTGCAACTCTTTTAACCAATTCCGAAGCTTGTCTAAGGTTAGCGGCTTTTCTTTTTACATTTAGTGATGCTAATCAACTAATTACAGCACTGACTAATGAATCACAATTAGAGGAAGATATAGAATTTGAATTTAGAGATATAAACTTAATTATTTTCCCTAATTGGGAAAATCAGCATGAATTACTATACGAAGATTTAGCAATTGTTATTAAATTTATTCTTACTAGTCCTGACAGGGAGAAAATATCCCTATTTATAGAAAATAGCCAAATTGCTGATGAAGATGCCAATTTTATTATCTCTGATGTTATTTTTAATTTGCTCCAACAAGAAAATATCGAAATTATCGATGAGCCAGTTATTAATGTATTTGGGAATATTAGCCAAAAGCAGTGGCACGCTATTCTAACAAAAATGCTTGGTCGCATTGATTTAAATAATCAAAATCAAGAAGCAATAATTAAGTTGGAAGCTGACAGAATTTGTAGTATAACTGTAGAAAAATTATCTACTCATCAATTAAGTTTTCCTAATCCAGCAATAAAGTTAATTTTATCTCAAATAGAAAATTTACCAAGTGATTGGCATACAGGTGGTGCTTTATCGGGAAATGTTTTACAAGCAATTGCTAAGTATGTAAGCTTTCAAGATATTTTTTATTCTGTAGAAACAGGCTCTGGAGCTAGTACTTTATTACTATCACATATTAGTAAAGAACATAAGGTTTTTTCCTATGATTGTGGTAGTAATGGATTAAGTATTGTTCGTTCATCTGCACTAATTAATCAGAATAATATCGAGTTTATAGAAGGGCCAACACAACAAACACTACCAAAGTATAAGTTTAATCAAAAAATTCAATTAGCACTAATTGATGGGCCTCACGCTTATCCATTTCCAGAATTGGAATACTATTTTATCTACCCTAATTTAGCTGAAAATGCTTTATTAATATTAGATGATATCCACATCCCTAATATACATAATATGTTCATTTTCATTGCTGAAGATGAAATGTTTAGATTAATAGATATTGTAGGAAAAACTGCATTTTTCCGAAGAACTAACAAACCTGTATTTAGCCCCATCGAAGATAATTGGTTCTTACAAAACTTTAATAAATTACGATTTCCAATCACAGAATAA